From Diaminobutyricibacter sp. McL0608, one genomic window encodes:
- the rplJ gene encoding 50S ribosomal protein L10: MANKEAAVAELTELFESSTAVLLTEYRGLTVAQLKTLRTSISEHATYAVVKNTLTKIAANNAGISSFDEELVGPSAIAFVTGDPVAVAKSLRDFAKANPLLVVKGGYFDGNPLTAEEVGKLADLESREVLLAKLAGAFKASLFGAAYLFNAPLSKAVRTVDALREKQESAS, encoded by the coding sequence ATGGCGAACAAGGAAGCCGCGGTTGCCGAGCTCACGGAACTTTTCGAGAGCTCGACCGCCGTTCTGCTGACCGAGTACCGCGGGCTCACCGTTGCTCAGCTCAAGACGCTGCGCACATCCATCAGTGAGCACGCAACGTACGCCGTGGTGAAGAACACGCTGACCAAGATCGCGGCCAACAACGCAGGCATCTCGTCGTTCGACGAGGAGCTCGTTGGTCCGTCCGCTATCGCTTTCGTGACCGGTGACCCCGTCGCCGTCGCGAAATCCCTGCGCGACTTCGCCAAGGCAAACCCTCTCCTCGTGGTCAAGGGCGGTTACTTCGACGGTAACCCGCTGACCGCAGAAGAGGTAGGCAAGCTCGCCGACCTCGAGTCCCGTGAGGTACTGCTGGCCAAGCTGGCCGGCGCCTTCAAGGCCTCGCTGTTCGGAGCCGCATATCTGTTCAACGCACCGCTGTCGAAGGCCGTTCGCACGGTCGACGCGCTGCGTGAGAAGCAGGAGTCCGCGAGCTAG
- the rplL gene encoding 50S ribosomal protein L7/L12, translating into MAKLSTDELLDAFKELTLIELSEFVKKFEETFEVTAAAPVAVAAAGAGAAAPVEEVEEKDSFDVVLEAAGEKKIQVIKEVRALTSLGLGEAKALVDGAPSNVLEGVNKETAEKAKAQLEEAGATVNLK; encoded by the coding sequence ATGGCAAAGCTGTCGACTGACGAACTGCTCGACGCGTTCAAGGAGCTCACGCTCATTGAGCTGAGCGAGTTCGTGAAGAAGTTTGAAGAGACCTTCGAGGTCACCGCCGCTGCTCCGGTTGCTGTCGCAGCCGCCGGCGCCGGCGCCGCAGCCCCCGTTGAAGAGGTCGAGGAGAAGGATTCCTTCGACGTCGTCCTCGAGGCTGCAGGTGAGAAGAAGATCCAGGTCATCAAGGAGGTGCGCGCACTCACCAGCCTCGGCCTGGGTGAGGCGAAGGCACTCGTTGACGGCGCTCCGAGCAACGTGCTCGAGGGCGTCAACAAGGAGACCGCAGAGAAGGCAAAGGCTCAGCTCGAAGAAGCTGGCGCCACCGTCAACCTCAAGTAG
- a CDS encoding DUF4185 domain-containing protein, with protein sequence MRLQSRTRLGGVVAAALGVALVGAAVPSAALAGDCAVSHAPTAVTASAAPAETITTTASVDAPLTQLFGHYGDTAGRWTGADSAYSVALPGGKTAWLYSDTFLGAVNADHSRPQDAPFIHNSIIVADHGKLSTYTGGTAAAPASLVAVPGGDENQKWFWFGDGTVEGSHLRVTLLEFAKTGTGQWDFAFDHTAVASFSLPSMRLEGITDRPAGTVEWGSAIYEDHGYTYIYGVEDLGATKYLHLARVKAGKLTTGAWQFLGDAGWSGDEAASKRIMDGVANEFSVSRFEGKYTLVTSDATEPLSTKIVMYRSDSLEGPFTNKTVLYTTPETSGNVFTYNAKAHPELGSDGRLLITYNVNSFDTADVYKNVDNYRPRYVDVKVDIARSGYHCAPSGH encoded by the coding sequence ATGAGGTTACAGAGTCGTACCCGCCTGGGTGGCGTGGTCGCCGCCGCGCTCGGGGTCGCTCTCGTCGGCGCGGCGGTGCCCTCCGCTGCCCTCGCCGGCGACTGCGCTGTCAGCCACGCGCCGACCGCCGTCACGGCGAGCGCAGCTCCGGCCGAGACGATCACCACCACGGCATCGGTCGACGCTCCGCTGACCCAGCTCTTCGGTCACTACGGTGACACGGCCGGGCGCTGGACCGGAGCGGATTCTGCCTACAGCGTCGCCCTCCCCGGCGGCAAGACGGCCTGGCTCTACTCGGACACCTTCCTCGGTGCCGTGAACGCCGACCACTCGCGGCCCCAGGACGCGCCGTTCATCCACAATTCGATCATCGTCGCCGACCACGGCAAGCTCTCGACCTACACCGGTGGCACGGCCGCTGCGCCTGCATCCCTCGTGGCCGTCCCCGGCGGCGACGAGAACCAGAAGTGGTTCTGGTTCGGCGACGGCACAGTCGAAGGATCGCACCTGCGCGTGACCCTCCTCGAATTCGCCAAGACCGGTACCGGGCAGTGGGACTTCGCATTCGACCACACGGCCGTCGCATCCTTCTCGCTGCCGAGCATGCGTCTCGAGGGCATCACGGACCGGCCCGCCGGCACGGTGGAATGGGGATCCGCGATCTACGAGGATCACGGCTACACCTACATCTACGGCGTGGAAGACCTGGGTGCGACGAAGTACCTCCACCTCGCGCGCGTGAAGGCCGGAAAGCTGACGACCGGCGCCTGGCAGTTCCTCGGCGATGCGGGCTGGAGCGGTGACGAAGCCGCGTCGAAGCGGATCATGGACGGGGTCGCGAACGAGTTCAGCGTGAGCCGGTTCGAGGGCAAGTACACGCTGGTGACGAGTGATGCCACCGAGCCACTGAGCACGAAGATCGTCATGTACCGCAGCGATTCGCTGGAGGGTCCATTCACGAACAAGACGGTGCTCTACACCACGCCCGAGACCTCGGGCAATGTGTTCACCTACAACGCGAAAGCGCACCCCGAACTCGGCTCAGACGGCCGGCTGCTGATCACCTACAACGTGAACAGTTTCGACACGGCCGACGTCTACAAGAATGTGGACAACTACCGCCCGAGATACGTCGATGTGAAAGTGGACATCGCGCGATCGGGCTACCACTGCGCGCCGAGCGGTCACTGA
- a CDS encoding S8/S53 family peptidase — MTAFIVLSGATTAAAAGWAAVASVNANLGGGDDGTFLGNDGKTYSGAGQMIVVIDGAFDTSHPMLAGRVVEEACFGLGEVVGVDPRDRHLCGSSAKTTPGIPYVRTIGPGTSQYSRECVAGPGQTCHETHGTVTASIAAGTPRTVSNGQVAVTAAGVAQKAQLALLKVGNRNGWAYEGVVAALDYTLTVLAKKYHVAAVNISASNTLVHDGEECPTAEGKGFAEPAAQLRAAGIAVVVAAGNDGATDAIGSWACADETIAVGATSVTDKSALTDYSNASARVDLLAPVGAGGALDNPDAIWGGWMTPNGLPTTGPLHGTSFAAPQVAGAFAVLRSRYPDASVDQLLGRLRRTGVLVADTRAGNHATVAPRIRLGDALNDRGARPAHDWDGDAHPEWLILAADKNTVAMYPTKSGVIDLSAGRYLSPGWRDRSKTVAVHDFGMMGTNGLIGVRGRDIFYSQFDDRTNTLDGPTVIAEDAATDVVALAYARGIPGTIAAILAQTTDGSIIIRAKTEQGTTLGEAGTLMGAKDAAGMRLVGVADLNSDGRPDLVLRHPGTGRPWAWWGTGSPVSPFASAGQELTSMSYWSSKDQVFVLDGFTDGKPVIGYRVPNGNTVGFRLDAAGRVIDTSDFRMSSPYVTGVEFFAASTR, encoded by the coding sequence GTGACCGCGTTCATCGTGCTGAGCGGGGCCACCACCGCAGCCGCGGCGGGCTGGGCGGCCGTCGCCTCCGTGAACGCGAACCTCGGCGGCGGCGATGACGGGACATTTCTCGGCAACGACGGAAAGACATACTCCGGGGCCGGGCAGATGATCGTCGTCATCGATGGAGCGTTCGACACGTCTCATCCGATGCTCGCCGGCCGGGTGGTCGAAGAAGCGTGCTTCGGTCTCGGGGAGGTCGTGGGAGTCGACCCCCGGGACCGACATCTCTGCGGGTCGTCAGCAAAGACGACACCCGGCATTCCTTATGTGCGAACGATCGGTCCCGGCACGTCGCAGTACAGCAGGGAGTGCGTGGCCGGTCCCGGTCAGACCTGCCATGAGACTCACGGCACGGTGACCGCATCGATCGCAGCAGGGACCCCGCGCACAGTGAGCAACGGCCAGGTGGCGGTCACAGCCGCCGGCGTAGCGCAGAAGGCGCAACTGGCCCTGTTGAAAGTCGGGAACCGCAACGGTTGGGCCTATGAGGGCGTGGTCGCAGCACTGGACTACACACTCACCGTGCTGGCGAAGAAGTACCACGTCGCCGCTGTCAACATCTCTGCGTCGAACACACTGGTTCACGACGGCGAGGAGTGTCCGACGGCAGAAGGCAAGGGGTTTGCCGAGCCCGCTGCACAACTGCGTGCGGCCGGCATCGCTGTGGTCGTCGCCGCCGGCAATGACGGCGCCACGGATGCGATCGGGTCGTGGGCATGCGCAGACGAGACCATCGCAGTGGGCGCGACCAGTGTCACGGATAAGAGCGCGCTGACCGACTACTCGAATGCATCGGCCCGGGTCGACCTCCTCGCCCCTGTCGGAGCGGGCGGCGCGCTCGACAACCCTGATGCCATCTGGGGTGGCTGGATGACCCCGAACGGCCTCCCGACGACGGGACCGCTGCACGGAACCTCGTTCGCTGCACCACAGGTCGCGGGAGCGTTCGCAGTCCTCCGGTCTCGATATCCCGACGCATCCGTCGATCAGCTGCTGGGGCGGCTTCGCCGTACCGGAGTACTGGTGGCCGATACTCGCGCGGGCAATCACGCCACCGTCGCGCCGCGCATCCGGCTTGGCGATGCGCTCAACGACCGCGGAGCGCGCCCTGCTCACGACTGGGACGGCGACGCGCATCCCGAATGGCTGATACTCGCCGCCGACAAGAACACCGTCGCGATGTATCCCACGAAGAGCGGCGTGATCGACCTTTCGGCCGGGCGGTACCTCTCACCCGGTTGGAGAGACCGCAGCAAAACTGTCGCCGTTCACGATTTCGGCATGATGGGCACCAACGGCCTGATCGGCGTTCGGGGACGGGACATCTTCTACAGCCAGTTCGACGACCGGACGAACACGCTCGATGGCCCGACGGTGATCGCCGAAGACGCGGCGACCGACGTGGTCGCCCTCGCTTATGCACGCGGCATCCCCGGCACCATTGCCGCGATCCTGGCCCAGACCACAGATGGATCGATCATCATCCGGGCGAAGACGGAGCAAGGCACGACACTCGGCGAGGCCGGCACTCTGATGGGCGCGAAGGACGCCGCAGGCATGCGCCTCGTCGGGGTCGCTGACCTGAACAGCGACGGACGGCCCGACCTGGTTTTGCGGCATCCCGGCACGGGTCGCCCCTGGGCGTGGTGGGGCACCGGATCGCCTGTCAGCCCGTTCGCTTCGGCCGGCCAGGAACTGACCTCGATGTCCTACTGGAGTTCGAAGGACCAGGTCTTCGTGCTCGACGGCTTCACTGACGGCAAACCTGTGATCGGATACCGGGTTCCGAACGGCAACACTGTCGGATTCCGACTCGACGCGGCCGGTCGCGTCATCGACACCAGCGACTTCAGGATGTCCTCCCCGTACGTCACGGGCGTCGAGTTCTTCGCAGCTTCCACGAGATAA
- a CDS encoding fibronectin type III domain-containing protein translates to MSRPYSRVLLTAGLIALSIGGVTSAGALSAQAAPNSATSVDGLVDASASGNAAASTAGNGSDAAAAAAAVDDGASTANESPVGAQDSAATEGAEPTEKECAALLENFEVYDLTETGFKLRWTLPDNHPEYVDYYLDGLGQYVRTVGDFPFTEAIGENIKPGTHYAVGVMYSCSDGSFTGTPMLKFVTPGVYVPGFDWGGAEAAATMNSSSNAGAEAAANATASSSGSASAEGSENAIANAAIEGSAGAGVSAAAEATANASAASSGVDTPIDVPASDHTSNMVANAAVARDERAVTDAAQFQAKALANTGQADGGLQVVSVGLVVAGLIALLGSLAYQLRHRRA, encoded by the coding sequence ATGTCCAGACCCTACAGCCGTGTCCTGCTCACCGCAGGCCTGATCGCGCTCAGCATCGGTGGCGTGACGAGCGCCGGCGCGCTGTCCGCACAGGCCGCCCCGAACAGCGCCACGTCGGTCGACGGTCTTGTCGACGCATCTGCGAGCGGAAATGCGGCAGCGTCGACCGCCGGCAATGGTTCCGATGCCGCCGCAGCCGCCGCCGCTGTCGACGACGGCGCGAGCACCGCGAACGAGAGTCCCGTCGGCGCTCAGGACTCGGCGGCCACTGAGGGCGCAGAGCCCACAGAGAAGGAATGCGCCGCGCTCCTCGAAAATTTCGAGGTCTACGATCTGACCGAAACAGGGTTCAAGCTCCGGTGGACGCTCCCCGACAACCACCCGGAGTACGTCGACTACTACCTGGATGGACTCGGCCAATACGTGCGGACCGTAGGCGATTTCCCGTTCACCGAGGCGATCGGCGAAAACATCAAGCCCGGCACTCACTACGCGGTTGGCGTCATGTACAGCTGCTCCGACGGCAGTTTCACCGGGACCCCGATGTTGAAGTTCGTCACTCCGGGTGTCTACGTGCCCGGCTTCGATTGGGGCGGCGCTGAGGCAGCGGCGACGATGAACTCGTCCAGCAACGCCGGCGCAGAAGCGGCCGCGAATGCAACGGCCTCTTCGAGCGGGTCGGCGTCCGCGGAAGGTTCGGAAAACGCGATTGCCAATGCAGCGATCGAAGGCTCGGCGGGTGCCGGTGTCAGCGCGGCCGCCGAGGCCACGGCGAACGCCAGCGCCGCTTCGTCGGGCGTCGACACTCCCATCGATGTGCCGGCTTCGGACCACACCAGCAACATGGTCGCGAATGCGGCCGTCGCCCGCGATGAGCGCGCCGTGACCGATGCCGCGCAGTTCCAGGCGAAGGCGCTGGCGAACACTGGCCAGGCGGACGGAGGCCTCCAGGTGGTGAGCGTCGGACTGGTCGTCGCAGGCCTGATCGCACTCCTCGGCAGTCTCGCGTATCAGCTCAGGCACCGCCGGGCCTGA
- a CDS encoding MarR family winged helix-turn-helix transcriptional regulator: MDTALNIPATQKATLTMTTDAELQRILVDLVVTSHRLARLAARVTGSTESPAIWRTLSVLTSSGPLRLGELASHSRVSQPTMTKIVRNLVETEWVKRIADSDDARAWQIAITAKGAGALEDWRDQMSKALLPMFADLSDDEVDSLRHAVEIIGSRVELTDAASAALRGNTN; the protein is encoded by the coding sequence ATGGACACTGCACTGAACATCCCAGCCACACAGAAGGCCACACTCACCATGACGACCGACGCGGAACTCCAGAGAATCCTCGTCGACCTCGTCGTCACCAGTCATCGCCTCGCCCGTCTCGCCGCGCGCGTCACGGGCAGCACGGAGTCGCCGGCCATCTGGCGCACGCTGAGCGTGCTCACCTCGAGTGGCCCCCTGCGTCTCGGCGAACTCGCCTCGCACAGCCGCGTCTCCCAGCCGACGATGACCAAGATCGTCCGCAACCTGGTCGAGACCGAATGGGTCAAGCGCATTGCCGACAGCGACGATGCGCGGGCCTGGCAGATCGCCATCACTGCGAAGGGCGCGGGGGCGCTCGAGGACTGGCGCGACCAGATGTCGAAGGCTCTCCTGCCGATGTTCGCCGACCTCTCCGACGACGAGGTCGATTCACTGCGGCACGCTGTCGAGATCATCGGCTCACGCGTCGAACTGACGGATGCCGCTTCCGCCGCACTACGAGGGAACACGAACTAA